The Clostridium sporogenes genome contains a region encoding:
- a CDS encoding Ger(x)C family spore germination protein codes for MKRFIAVLLVFSNIFLQGCFSYRDINKLLFATAVIVDVDASNNPILFVEAYKGVREESNQKDRLVFKGTGKTLLDALKNINLSSSNELNYEQTKAIIFTENAANIGLEKFIDIFEREQQFIMRANFCIFEGTGDELLNIKIPDEKFLGIFVYDLIRNINTSSSAVKLTLNELLNKRLMKDRTAVSSFIQFNRRENENKIFLNGGAIITKDKYVSRLSAEETKGYNFLVNKVSKGVFQISNPQDKNKLITLEILSSKTRTKIEYVNGSIHLTKKIKTICTIGESQGRFYGNKNEIDKLEALAAEEINKLTSSVFSKFQKNNLDIFDIENDVYIKYPKLNIENMILNTELKTEIEVEIRNSADIIS; via the coding sequence CAGTTATAGAGATATAAATAAATTATTATTTGCTACTGCTGTAATTGTAGATGTTGATGCGTCAAATAATCCTATATTATTTGTTGAAGCTTACAAGGGTGTTAGAGAAGAATCCAATCAAAAAGATAGATTAGTATTTAAAGGTACTGGTAAAACTTTACTAGATGCTCTTAAAAATATTAATTTAAGTTCTTCAAATGAACTAAACTATGAACAAACAAAAGCAATTATATTTACAGAGAATGCTGCTAATATAGGTTTAGAAAAGTTTATAGACATCTTTGAAAGAGAGCAGCAATTTATAATGAGAGCTAATTTTTGTATATTTGAAGGAACTGGAGATGAATTATTAAACATAAAGATACCGGATGAAAAATTTCTTGGAATTTTTGTTTATGATTTAATAAGAAATATAAATACATCCTCTAGTGCCGTAAAATTAACATTAAATGAATTATTAAATAAAAGACTTATGAAAGATAGAACTGCTGTATCAAGCTTTATACAATTTAACAGGAGAGAAAATGAAAATAAAATATTCCTAAATGGTGGTGCCATTATAACCAAGGATAAATATGTATCAAGACTTTCCGCAGAGGAAACTAAGGGATATAATTTTCTAGTTAATAAAGTTTCTAAAGGTGTATTTCAAATTTCTAATCCTCAGGATAAAAATAAATTAATAACTTTAGAAATATTATCTAGTAAGACCAGAACTAAAATTGAGTATGTAAATGGTTCTATCCATTTAACTAAAAAAATCAAGACCATATGTACCATAGGAGAAAGTCAAGGAAGATTTTACGGCAATAAAAATGAAATAGATAAATTGGAAGCATTAGCAGCCGAAGAAATAAATAAACTTACTTCTTCTGTATTTTCCAAATTTCAAAAGAATAATTTAGATATATTTGATATAGAAAATGATGTGTATATTAAGTATCCTAAATTAAATATTGAAAATATGATTTTAAATACTGAGCTAAAAACTGAAATAGAAGTAGAAATTAGAAATAGTGCTGATATTATCTCATAA
- the purD gene encoding phosphoribosylamine--glycine ligase — protein sequence MKILIIGSGGREHAIAWKIGKNPLVEKIFCAPGNGCTALENKCENIKISSNEELLEFALKNNVHLTIVGPEVPLMDGIVDLFKDKGLNIFGPDKKAALLEGSKAFAKDFMKKYNIKTAAYEVFEEEEKALEYLKNSEHPVVIKADGLAAGKGVVISNSFEESKNTLEEFMTKDKFNGAGKRVVIEEFLEGPEASILSITDGETIIPFISSKDHKQIYDGGLGSNTGGMGVISPNPYCTEEVLKDFDKNILKPTLKGLQEENLKFSGIIFFGIMITKKGPYLLEYNLRMGDPETEAVLPLMESDLLDLILISINKELKNANIKWEKAYSTCVIAASKGYPGNYKKGFLINGIENLEGIFGAGVKLENNKLLTNGGRVLCTQALGETLEESIKKAYDKMKKIDFEGIYYRKDIGK from the coding sequence ATGAAAATATTGATAATTGGTTCTGGTGGAAGAGAGCATGCTATAGCTTGGAAGATAGGTAAAAATCCTTTAGTAGAAAAAATATTTTGTGCTCCAGGAAATGGATGTACTGCACTGGAGAATAAGTGTGAAAATATAAAAATTTCATCCAATGAAGAACTATTAGAATTTGCTTTGAAAAATAATGTGCATTTAACTATTGTAGGTCCAGAAGTACCTTTAATGGATGGCATAGTAGATTTATTTAAGGATAAGGGACTTAATATATTTGGACCAGATAAAAAAGCCGCTTTATTAGAGGGAAGTAAGGCCTTTGCAAAGGACTTTATGAAAAAATATAATATTAAAACTGCAGCTTATGAAGTTTTTGAAGAAGAGGAAAAGGCTTTAGAATATTTAAAGAATAGTGAGCACCCAGTGGTAATAAAAGCAGATGGATTAGCAGCGGGAAAGGGAGTTGTTATAAGTAACTCATTTGAAGAAAGTAAAAATACCTTAGAAGAATTTATGACTAAGGATAAATTTAATGGTGCAGGTAAAAGAGTTGTTATAGAAGAGTTTTTAGAAGGCCCAGAGGCTTCTATACTATCTATAACTGACGGAGAAACTATAATACCTTTCATATCCTCAAAGGATCATAAACAAATATATGATGGTGGATTAGGTTCAAATACAGGGGGAATGGGAGTTATATCCCCTAATCCTTATTGTACAGAAGAAGTATTAAAGGATTTTGATAAAAATATATTAAAACCAACCCTAAAAGGACTACAGGAAGAAAATCTAAAATTTTCAGGAATAATTTTCTTTGGCATAATGATAACTAAAAAAGGACCGTATCTTCTTGAATATAATTTGAGAATGGGAGATCCAGAAACGGAAGCTGTTCTTCCTTTAATGGAAAGTGATTTACTAGATTTAATATTAATATCAATAAATAAAGAATTAAAAAATGCAAATATAAAGTGGGAAAAAGCTTATTCTACCTGTGTTATAGCAGCATCTAAAGGATATCCTGGAAATTATAAAAAAGGATTTTTAATAAATGGGATAGAGAATTTAGAGGGAATATTTGGAGCAGGAGTTAAATTAGAAAATAACAAGCTTTTAACTAATGGTGGAAGAGTGTTGTGTACTCAAGCCTTAGGAGAAACTTTAGAAGAATCTATAAAAAAGGCCTATGACAAGATGAAAAAAATAGATTTTGAGGGCATATATTATAGAAAAGATATAGGAAAATAA